Proteins encoded together in one Halothermothrix orenii H 168 window:
- a CDS encoding ABC transporter ATP-binding protein, translated as MIEVKQVTKRYGEKVALKGINFKVGKGEIIGFLGPNGAGKTTTMQIITGYIPPTSGEVKVGGFDTFKNPLDVKRLIGYLPENPPLYPNMTVYRFLKFIAELKDIPRDQHDKELDRVMEVISIKDVRNRLIKNLSKGYKQRVGLAQALIGDPEVLILDEPTSGLDPRQIIEIRNLIKALSTDKTIILSSHILPEVNMIAERVLIINEGEIVAQDTPSSLSRRLRHGEVLQVEIDGDKDQIKKEIEELDGVKQVDLKEGKFNIETGHKGDVRRNLFFKMAELGYPILEMKTIDLSLEEIFLQLTTEEEEVLK; from the coding sequence TTGATAGAGGTTAAGCAAGTAACTAAAAGGTATGGGGAAAAAGTAGCACTGAAAGGAATCAATTTTAAAGTAGGTAAGGGTGAAATTATCGGGTTTTTAGGACCCAATGGGGCGGGCAAGACTACTACTATGCAGATTATTACCGGGTATATCCCACCAACTTCTGGTGAAGTTAAGGTAGGGGGATTTGATACCTTTAAAAACCCTCTGGATGTTAAAAGGTTGATCGGTTATTTGCCTGAAAATCCGCCTTTATATCCGAATATGACCGTATACAGGTTTTTGAAATTTATTGCTGAACTCAAAGATATACCCCGTGACCAGCATGATAAAGAACTGGACAGGGTTATGGAAGTGATAAGTATTAAGGATGTTAGAAACAGGTTAATTAAAAATTTATCAAAGGGGTACAAGCAGAGGGTCGGTCTTGCCCAGGCTTTAATAGGGGACCCGGAAGTTCTTATTCTGGATGAACCTACTTCTGGACTTGACCCCAGGCAGATTATCGAAATTAGAAATTTAATTAAGGCCTTAAGTACCGATAAGACAATTATCCTTAGTTCCCATATTTTACCTGAAGTTAATATGATTGCCGAAAGGGTTCTAATTATTAATGAAGGGGAAATTGTGGCTCAGGACACACCATCCAGTCTTTCCAGGAGATTGCGCCATGGAGAAGTATTACAGGTAGAAATAGATGGAGATAAAGACCAGATAAAAAAAGAAATTGAGGAATTAGATGGTGTGAAACAGGTTGATCTTAAAGAAGGTAAATTTAACATAGAAACCGGTCATAAGGGTGATGTCAGGAGAAATCTCTTCTTTAAAATGGCAGAATTGGGTTACCCTATTCTGGAAATGAAAACTATAGATCTTAGCCTGGAAGAAATATTCCTCCAGTTAACAACTGAAGAAGAGGAGGTTTTAAAATGA
- a CDS encoding DUF4380 domain-containing protein: MIEFKKTEFKGWQGYELKNKVISLILLPEVGGKIVSFSYRGQDLFFNLPENSTSKIDLSRIGDVKSYRKKFDYVPTGGYKTWLAPQSKWDWPPYLDLELGSYNMSVFQEKDKIQVELTSPVCRESGMRLMRVITLKAGSPEVTIKQGMENCSTTDRTFGLWDVTQIHGEGRVIFPILSDDSLGYIVTPEKNNYTERYNFDGKSFISVHCPGQEIFKLGTGYSKGWILTLVEKEDWLLGYLKIFPVFSGARFGHGYAMEVFDTNKYNYFEVEVHGPLNKIRPQDKYFFTEEWRVLSWDKKSDIKEIMETVKSIVPDG, encoded by the coding sequence GTGATTGAATTTAAAAAAACAGAATTTAAAGGCTGGCAGGGTTATGAGTTAAAAAATAAGGTTATCAGTTTAATATTGTTGCCGGAGGTTGGTGGTAAGATAGTAAGTTTTAGCTATCGGGGACAGGATCTCTTTTTTAATTTGCCGGAAAATAGCACTTCTAAAATAGACCTTTCCCGTATAGGAGATGTTAAGTCTTATCGAAAGAAATTTGATTATGTGCCTACCGGTGGTTATAAAACCTGGCTAGCTCCACAGTCAAAGTGGGACTGGCCTCCTTACCTTGATCTGGAACTGGGGTCATATAATATGTCTGTATTTCAGGAAAAAGATAAAATTCAAGTTGAGCTTACAAGTCCTGTCTGCCGGGAAAGTGGTATGAGGTTGATGAGGGTTATTACCCTCAAAGCAGGAAGCCCGGAAGTTACTATTAAGCAGGGAATGGAAAATTGTTCAACCACTGACAGGACTTTTGGGCTCTGGGATGTTACTCAGATCCACGGAGAGGGCAGAGTTATATTCCCTATTCTTTCAGATGATAGTTTAGGTTATATTGTTACCCCGGAAAAAAATAACTATACAGAGCGATATAATTTTGATGGCAAAAGTTTTATAAGTGTCCACTGTCCCGGTCAGGAAATATTTAAACTGGGAACAGGTTATTCAAAAGGCTGGATTTTGACTCTGGTTGAAAAGGAAGACTGGCTTCTCGGTTATCTTAAAATATTCCCTGTTTTTTCTGGAGCCCGATTTGGACACGGATATGCCATGGAAGTTTTTGATACCAATAAATATAACTATTTTGAAGTTGAAGTTCATGGTCCCTTAAATAAAATAAGACCACAGGATAAATATTTTTTTACTGAAGAATGGCGAGTGTTAAGCTGGGATAAAAAGTCCGATATTAAGGAGATCATGGAGACAGTTAAATCTATTGTACCTGATGGCTAA
- a CDS encoding ABC transporter ATP-binding protein, with amino-acid sequence MSDVILEVKDLKKWFPLRRSLGQVLRGERDYVKAVDGITFKIYRGEIFGLIGESGCGKTTTGKLIMKLLEPTSGQMIFNGKDVTYLDEEGLSEHKRKVQMIFQDPYASMNPRFKARDVLEEPLIIHNIGESKEVREEMAVKALREVKLTPPEEFMNRHPHMLSGGQRQRLATARTLILSPSFIVADEPVSMIDLSTRAEILQMMKDVQKNLNLTYLYITHDLSTARYFTDRIAVMYLGKIVEMGSVDDVVENTLHPYTMALISAVCEPVSGRVNKKKELPIKGEIPSAANIPEGCRFHPRCIYAKPECKEGDDPQLEEAEDGHFVACRRYKEI; translated from the coding sequence ATGAGTGATGTTATTCTCGAAGTTAAAGATTTAAAGAAATGGTTTCCGCTACGGCGTAGTCTCGGCCAGGTACTAAGGGGTGAAAGGGATTATGTAAAAGCGGTTGACGGAATAACCTTTAAAATTTACCGGGGTGAAATATTTGGACTTATTGGAGAATCTGGTTGTGGAAAGACAACTACAGGAAAACTTATAATGAAATTACTGGAGCCAACATCTGGACAGATGATTTTTAATGGGAAAGATGTGACCTACCTGGATGAAGAAGGTTTGAGTGAACATAAACGTAAGGTTCAGATGATTTTTCAGGATCCTTATGCATCAATGAATCCCCGATTTAAGGCGAGAGATGTCCTGGAAGAACCATTAATCATCCATAATATTGGGGAGAGTAAAGAGGTCCGGGAGGAAATGGCGGTAAAGGCTTTAAGAGAGGTCAAATTAACCCCACCTGAGGAATTTATGAACCGACATCCCCACATGTTAAGCGGGGGGCAGAGGCAGAGACTGGCTACAGCCAGGACTCTGATACTATCACCCAGCTTTATAGTGGCCGATGAACCTGTCTCTATGATTGACCTCTCAACAAGGGCTGAGATACTACAGATGATGAAAGATGTACAAAAAAACCTGAATCTTACTTATCTTTATATAACCCATGACCTTTCTACAGCCAGGTACTTTACCGACAGAATTGCAGTTATGTACCTCGGGAAGATTGTGGAGATGGGTTCTGTTGATGATGTAGTAGAAAATACTCTCCATCCCTATACCATGGCTTTGATTTCGGCAGTATGTGAGCCTGTTTCCGGGCGGGTTAACAAGAAAAAGGAGTTGCCCATTAAAGGAGAAATTCCATCAGCTGCCAATATTCCTGAAGGATGCCGCTTCCACCCCAGGTGTATATATGCTAAACCTGAGTGCAAAGAGGGTGATGATCCACAGTTAGAAGAGGCAGAAGATGGTCATTTTGTAGCCTGCCGGAGATATAAGGAAATTTAG
- a CDS encoding ABC transporter ATP-binding protein: protein MEKILDVRNLKLHYFTTKGAVHGVDGVSFYMKAGETLGVVGESGCGKTTLGTALLNMPTPPGKIVDGEIIIDGKDILKLNENELRKNVRWEKISMVFQGAMNCLTPVYTVEKQMMETLQHHRKMKEKEARERIKKYVNLVGLSDDVLKRYPHELSGGMKQRIVIAMALFLEPRVVICDEPTTALDVVVQAQIINLLKELKEKLKLSFIFITHDLSTEAEVSDRIMVMYAGKVAEIGTNEQIYGSQGPAHPYTRRLLAATPRLHKKVNKLDFIPGTPPDLLNPPEGCRFHLRCDVAMDKCKKEEPPVKEIEPGHFVACWRCFE, encoded by the coding sequence ATGGAGAAGATATTAGATGTCAGGAATTTAAAACTTCATTATTTTACAACCAAAGGTGCGGTTCATGGAGTTGATGGAGTATCCTTTTATATGAAAGCAGGGGAAACCCTGGGGGTTGTAGGGGAATCAGGTTGTGGAAAAACTACCCTGGGGACAGCCTTGCTTAATATGCCTACTCCTCCGGGGAAGATAGTTGATGGTGAAATAATCATTGATGGTAAAGATATTCTTAAACTTAATGAGAATGAATTAAGGAAAAATGTACGCTGGGAAAAAATATCGATGGTTTTTCAGGGAGCCATGAATTGTTTAACTCCTGTTTATACTGTTGAAAAACAGATGATGGAAACCCTCCAGCATCACCGGAAAATGAAAGAAAAGGAAGCAAGAGAACGGATAAAAAAATATGTCAATCTGGTGGGGTTATCAGATGATGTCTTAAAGAGATACCCTCATGAATTATCAGGAGGAATGAAGCAGCGTATTGTTATTGCCATGGCTCTATTTCTAGAACCCCGGGTTGTCATTTGTGATGAACCAACTACAGCCCTGGATGTAGTTGTTCAGGCCCAGATAATTAACCTGTTAAAGGAACTTAAAGAGAAATTAAAGCTATCTTTTATATTTATCACCCATGACCTGTCAACTGAAGCCGAAGTATCTGATAGAATCATGGTTATGTATGCTGGTAAAGTTGCTGAAATAGGTACCAACGAACAGATTTATGGTTCTCAGGGTCCAGCCCATCCCTATACCCGGAGGCTCCTGGCAGCAACACCAAGGTTACATAAAAAGGTAAATAAACTTGATTTTATTCCGGGGACACCACCCGATCTTCTTAATCCTCCAGAGGGCTGCCGTTTTCATCTGAGGTGTGATGTAGCCATGGATAAATGTAAGAAAGAAGAACCACCGGTTAAAGAAATTGAGCCGGGTCATTTTGTAGCCTGCTGGAGGTGTTTTGAATGA
- a CDS encoding ABC transporter permease codes for MSNGNIPVKPGKGPDVKSSGWSDFKSSLGEFWQEFSRVKYGKWGLVLLAIFILMIIFSSQITPFKEAGTRWSDIEYWEDNPQSAAPAWINWFSSQKRTEHEILRDPEWKVIDRGRMKTYSGSFTYNYQYDIPPDELIFKALSKGTVNMQVTLVRPDGEEIRMTQASVNSRKEQKVRAPMANDAMFGAYRLASRFESRENLEKINKNSINPIKVIFSRGQEGILINPSPLKGEYKVKIEGVAIGKDSYIKEPSLIVAGKVYGILGTDNAKRDIWSGIVVGTKWAMLIGLMTSFISVSVGVIYGVTSAYFGGWVDSAMMRVFEVFVSIPMLPVLIVVSAIFKPSIWLIILMMCIFYWTGPVRTVRSMGLQIKEETYIEAAKALNASNSRIIFKHMIPQLIPYAFASMALSVPGAIVVEASLSLLGVGDTTIVTWGQILHGAHVNGAVLQGLWWWVIPPGLAIALMGMTFAFIGFSMDKILNPKLKTR; via the coding sequence ATGAGCAATGGAAATATTCCAGTAAAACCTGGTAAAGGACCAGATGTCAAGTCTTCAGGCTGGAGTGATTTTAAGTCTTCCCTGGGAGAATTCTGGCAGGAATTTAGCAGGGTAAAATATGGTAAATGGGGATTAGTTTTACTGGCTATTTTTATCCTTATGATTATTTTTAGCTCCCAGATTACACCTTTTAAAGAAGCGGGTACCAGATGGAGTGATATAGAATACTGGGAAGATAATCCCCAGAGTGCAGCCCCGGCCTGGATTAACTGGTTTTCATCACAGAAGAGAACTGAACATGAAATTTTAAGGGATCCGGAGTGGAAGGTTATTGACAGAGGTAGAATGAAAACCTATAGTGGGTCATTTACCTATAATTACCAGTATGATATTCCACCTGATGAACTAATATTTAAGGCCCTGAGTAAAGGGACAGTAAATATGCAGGTCACCCTGGTCAGGCCCGATGGTGAGGAAATAAGAATGACCCAGGCCAGTGTTAATTCCAGAAAAGAACAGAAGGTCAGGGCTCCTATGGCCAATGATGCCATGTTTGGAGCATACCGGCTTGCATCTAGGTTTGAGAGCCGTGAAAATTTAGAGAAAATAAATAAAAATTCTATCAACCCGATTAAAGTTATTTTTTCAAGAGGTCAGGAGGGAATTTTAATAAATCCCAGTCCCTTAAAGGGTGAATATAAGGTTAAGATTGAAGGAGTAGCTATTGGTAAAGATTCATATATAAAGGAACCTTCTCTGATAGTTGCTGGAAAGGTGTATGGAATTCTGGGTACCGATAACGCCAAGCGGGATATCTGGAGTGGTATCGTAGTTGGAACTAAATGGGCAATGTTAATCGGGTTAATGACCTCATTTATATCGGTATCCGTAGGAGTTATTTATGGTGTTACCAGTGCTTATTTTGGTGGCTGGGTGGATTCGGCAATGATGAGGGTCTTTGAGGTTTTTGTCAGTATACCGATGCTTCCGGTTCTAATTGTAGTCAGTGCTATTTTTAAACCCAGTATCTGGTTAATTATTTTAATGATGTGTATCTTCTACTGGACGGGACCGGTTAGAACAGTAAGGAGTATGGGTCTGCAAATAAAAGAAGAAACTTACATTGAAGCGGCAAAGGCCCTTAATGCTTCTAATTCCAGAATTATATTTAAACATATGATTCCCCAGCTAATTCCTTATGCTTTTGCTTCGATGGCCCTTTCAGTTCCAGGTGCTATTGTTGTTGAAGCCAGTTTGAGTTTGCTCGGGGTAGGCGATACGACAATAGTTACCTGGGGCCAGATACTCCACGGTGCCCATGTTAATGGGGCAGTTCTACAGGGCTTATGGTGGTGGGTAATACCACCAGGATTGGCAATTGCCCTGATGGGTATGACTTTTGCCTTTATTGGATTTTCTATGGATAAAATTCTAAATCCCAAATTGAAGACGAGGTAG
- a CDS encoding ABC transporter permease, producing MYGRYVVKRIIYGIIIYVVIIFVLSILFNTVMETTLRSQIEERIQGEFMSRDMARLSHEEVQQLKQQRREELYNMYHLNEPYIYRVFWRAYDTITFDFGRSTHIKSNAGEREVFTIVMEKLPRTALLFTVAAFINVIISILVGLKKAQKAGGLMDQSTSILTMVVWGMPTWWLGMILIMLFAYVIPIFPSGGIHSTPPPEGGLAYFFDMLYHMTLPLLTLVLIRVWGGTYLTRNIVLGTLQQDYIMSARARGISEKRVLYGHALRSAAPPIATMSVISLLRSFAGAIIFEGIFSWPGMGNLYWVALQQHDIPVLMGNLSVTILLYLAGLVVLDLIYGFLDPRIKVGGKE from the coding sequence TTGTATGGACGATATGTCGTAAAGAGGATAATCTATGGGATAATTATCTATGTAGTGATAATATTTGTGCTTTCAATCCTGTTTAATACCGTAATGGAAACCACTTTACGTTCCCAGATAGAAGAAAGAATTCAGGGAGAATTTATGTCAAGGGATATGGCTCGTTTATCCCATGAAGAAGTCCAGCAATTAAAACAACAGCGGCGGGAAGAATTATATAATATGTATCACTTAAACGAACCTTATATTTATCGTGTCTTCTGGAGGGCGTATGATACTATAACCTTTGATTTCGGCAGGTCTACCCATATAAAATCTAATGCAGGTGAGAGAGAAGTTTTTACTATTGTTATGGAGAAATTACCGAGGACAGCTCTACTTTTTACCGTAGCTGCATTTATTAATGTTATAATCAGTATTTTAGTGGGATTGAAAAAAGCCCAGAAGGCCGGGGGGCTGATGGACCAGAGTACTTCCATTTTGACCATGGTTGTCTGGGGTATGCCCACCTGGTGGCTGGGGATGATTTTAATTATGTTATTTGCCTATGTTATTCCTATTTTCCCGTCTGGAGGTATACATTCCACTCCACCTCCGGAAGGTGGTCTGGCTTATTTTTTTGACATGCTGTACCATATGACATTACCACTTTTAACCCTGGTTTTAATCAGGGTCTGGGGTGGTACCTACCTGACCCGTAATATTGTTCTGGGGACATTACAGCAGGATTATATTATGTCAGCCCGGGCCCGGGGAATATCAGAAAAACGGGTCCTGTATGGTCATGCTCTAAGGTCAGCCGCTCCTCCTATTGCCACTATGTCTGTTATTTCCCTGCTCCGCTCCTTTGCTGGTGCTATCATTTTTGAAGGCATTTTTAGCTGGCCGGGCATGGGGAATCTTTACTGGGTTGCTTTACAACAACACGATATACCGGTTTTGATGGGTAATCTGTCGGTAACCATCCTGTTATACCTGGCTGGACTGGTAGTCCTTGACCTGATTTACGGTTTCCTCGATCCCCGTATAAAGGTAGGTGGTAAAGAATGA
- a CDS encoding lipoprotein: MPLGEYVANQLEKAGFKVERLVWERARCVETVYFGRPEDYGWNLYTEAWSAGATRAWWEHIVGQMYASWGGFTAGALADGWVFKNEELDSIAQKAYSGNFLTTEEYWDLVLTALDIALDESQRIYVCYSTANYLAHKERFEGRFAYGLGDGPSKYSIVTARTKDRILRVTELSSQGSLFMSAWDPVGAGGFDDTYIGYIAEPLYDNAVFESPSTAEFTWLRAIPDMDESYTKVHRNEDGEVVGDVPVPEDAIYYDPVEEKWVEIGPGKTAFTKGVYRYRLSNYHHGIPMSLVDFMYADAFIEEWSTKDFEGDPYYDKSYAANMNAFDIDVATIYDLENNVAINYFNYNFPASKKRALAQGAPYFDVTASGHYCGVSWEILEALARMVAEGSTSGTKYSFSKGIKGTEEVDLLTPSHVEDLKAELREMIEEKHVPVSIKDYITPEECIKRYKAALDFIEKYGHGYISNGPFYLSKYDPETSFAELTAFRDETYPFEPGYWMEHFKSTRLVIDQLELPVMSEKGKDILVDIHVTSIEYPEKEGKLAEAGNVTLTLLAGDKEYKFKADEAIPGVFIAKIPGNVTAELEPGSYKVMAVAEAKDALPSTVSKTLVIY, translated from the coding sequence ATGCCACTCGGGGAATATGTTGCCAACCAGCTGGAAAAAGCCGGTTTTAAAGTGGAAAGACTGGTCTGGGAACGGGCCAGGTGTGTGGAAACGGTATATTTCGGTAGACCTGAAGACTATGGATGGAATCTTTACACAGAAGCATGGTCAGCAGGTGCTACCAGAGCGTGGTGGGAACATATCGTCGGTCAGATGTACGCCTCCTGGGGTGGGTTTACAGCAGGTGCCCTTGCTGATGGCTGGGTATTCAAAAATGAAGAACTTGATAGTATAGCCCAGAAGGCCTATTCCGGTAACTTTTTAACTACTGAAGAATACTGGGATTTAGTTCTGACAGCACTTGACATAGCCCTCGATGAATCCCAGCGTATCTATGTCTGCTATTCAACTGCAAACTATCTGGCCCATAAAGAGCGCTTTGAAGGTAGGTTTGCTTACGGTTTAGGTGATGGCCCCAGTAAATATTCCATTGTTACTGCCAGGACTAAAGATAGGATTTTGAGAGTTACGGAACTTTCTTCCCAGGGGAGCCTCTTTATGAGTGCCTGGGACCCGGTGGGAGCCGGTGGATTTGATGATACCTATATTGGTTATATAGCAGAGCCATTATATGACAACGCTGTCTTTGAAAGTCCTTCTACTGCTGAATTTACCTGGCTCAGGGCTATTCCCGATATGGATGAAAGTTATACCAAGGTACACCGGAATGAAGATGGAGAAGTAGTGGGAGATGTGCCTGTTCCTGAAGATGCAATTTATTATGACCCGGTTGAAGAGAAGTGGGTTGAAATCGGGCCCGGTAAAACTGCCTTTACCAAAGGTGTTTACAGATATAGGTTAAGTAACTACCACCACGGTATTCCCATGAGCCTGGTAGACTTTATGTATGCAGATGCATTTATAGAAGAATGGTCTACCAAAGACTTTGAAGGAGACCCCTATTATGATAAGAGTTATGCTGCAAATATGAATGCATTTGATATTGATGTTGCCACTATATATGACCTGGAAAACAATGTAGCCATTAATTATTTTAATTACAACTTCCCGGCCAGTAAGAAAAGGGCTCTGGCCCAGGGAGCTCCTTACTTTGATGTAACTGCTTCAGGCCATTACTGTGGCGTTAGCTGGGAGATTTTAGAAGCCCTGGCCCGGATGGTCGCCGAAGGTTCAACTTCTGGTACAAAGTATTCATTCTCCAAGGGTATTAAAGGTACTGAAGAAGTTGACCTCCTTACTCCTTCCCATGTTGAGGATCTCAAGGCTGAATTAAGAGAAATGATAGAAGAAAAACACGTGCCTGTATCTATAAAGGACTATATAACTCCAGAAGAATGTATAAAAAGATATAAGGCTGCCCTTGATTTTATTGAAAAATATGGCCATGGTTATATCAGTAATGGGCCCTTCTATTTAAGTAAATATGATCCGGAAACCAGTTTTGCTGAATTAACAGCTTTCAGGGATGAAACTTATCCCTTCGAACCGGGCTACTGGATGGAACACTTTAAGTCAACCCGTCTGGTAATAGACCAGTTAGAATTACCTGTTATGTCTGAAAAAGGTAAGGATATCCTTGTTGATATCCATGTGACCAGTATAGAATACCCTGAAAAAGAAGGTAAACTTGCTGAAGCAGGTAATGTTACTCTGACCCTGCTGGCGGGGGATAAGGAATATAAATTTAAAGCAGATGAAGCTATCCCCGGCGTATTTATTGCCAAAATTCCAGGTAATGTAACTGCTGAGCTGGAACCAGGTTCCTATAAAGTGATGGCTGTTGCTGAGGCTAAGGATGCCCTTCCTTCTACGGTTTCTAAAACCCTTGTAATTTACTAA
- a CDS encoding ABC transporter substrate-binding protein, which produces MRLFRVSLLVVLALLLSVSVLAEKGPYPDKVYYNVRMQKEIGIKDVIEGKTDLFLEGVETPLINSLSPEELDKLEIYSVPALSFSIPFNPYPNKAPYTLEKDGETFFNPFAIKKIRFAMNFLINRQYIIDEILDGGGAPMFDMATPGQPGTYKYNLVSIKKGFTPEGDEAKALDMINEAMNKAASLPENEGRLKKEGK; this is translated from the coding sequence ATGAGATTATTTAGAGTTAGTTTGCTGGTTGTGTTAGCTTTATTATTATCTGTCAGTGTTCTGGCTGAAAAAGGTCCTTACCCCGATAAAGTATACTATAATGTAAGAATGCAGAAGGAGATAGGAATTAAAGATGTTATTGAAGGAAAGACTGATCTCTTCCTTGAAGGTGTTGAAACTCCTCTAATCAACTCTTTATCTCCTGAAGAACTGGACAAATTGGAAATATATTCTGTTCCAGCCCTGTCTTTTTCAATTCCATTTAATCCCTATCCAAACAAGGCTCCCTACACCCTTGAAAAAGATGGAGAAACATTCTTTAATCCTTTTGCTATCAAAAAGATCAGGTTTGCAATGAATTTCTTAATTAACAGGCAGTATATTATTGACGAAATCCTGGACGGTGGCGGGGCCCCCATGTTTGACATGGCTACCCCTGGACAGCCTGGTACTTACAAGTATAATCTGGTAAGTATTAAGAAAGGGTTTACTCCGGAAGGTGATGAAGCAAAGGCCCTGGATATGATTAATGAAGCTATGAATAAGGCAGCTTCTTTACCTGAAAACGAGGGAAGGCTTAAAAAAGAGGGTAAATGA
- a CDS encoding zinc-dependent alcohol dehydrogenase family protein: protein MKSLVFYGPGNVKIEDKEIPKIDENEVLVKVKAAGICGTDRHIYRGEAPARTQVILGHENAGEIIETGRQVRSLKKGDKVCIDPNIFCGQCYYCHRGEVHLCKELQAIGVTRNGGFAEYLVAPATNVYKVKENVSYKEMALVEPLACCLHGIDLAGIRPGDFVVILGAGAIGLILLQLALHSGASEVIVSEPNSKKRKLALKLGASKVFDPFNDNLEKEIKIIKREGADVVIEAVGNIHTFKQSIQLARKGGSVLLFGVPPKDKVIEINPFEIYKRELKLKGAYINPFVTDRAVRILESGMVNLKKLVTSQYTLEELPNVLDGNLDESNVKSLVIY from the coding sequence TTGAAAAGTTTAGTTTTTTATGGACCAGGAAATGTAAAAATTGAAGATAAAGAGATTCCTAAAATAGATGAAAATGAAGTACTTGTTAAAGTTAAAGCAGCTGGTATCTGTGGTACTGATAGACATATTTACAGAGGAGAGGCACCTGCCCGGACTCAGGTAATACTGGGGCATGAAAATGCAGGAGAGATAATTGAGACTGGACGACAGGTGCGTAGTCTCAAAAAAGGTGATAAAGTTTGCATAGATCCCAATATATTTTGTGGTCAATGTTATTATTGTCACCGTGGAGAAGTTCATTTATGTAAAGAATTGCAGGCAATCGGAGTTACAAGAAATGGTGGTTTTGCTGAGTATTTGGTTGCTCCTGCTACTAATGTTTATAAAGTTAAGGAGAATGTTAGTTATAAAGAAATGGCTCTTGTAGAACCACTGGCCTGTTGCCTCCATGGGATTGACCTTGCCGGGATAAGGCCTGGAGATTTTGTTGTGATTTTGGGGGCAGGAGCTATTGGTTTAATTTTACTTCAGCTGGCATTACATAGTGGTGCCAGTGAGGTAATAGTTAGTGAACCAAATTCAAAAAAACGAAAACTAGCCCTGAAATTAGGGGCCAGTAAAGTATTTGATCCCTTTAATGATAATCTTGAAAAAGAAATTAAAATAATTAAAAGGGAAGGAGCAGATGTTGTAATAGAGGCCGTGGGTAATATCCATACTTTTAAGCAATCTATTCAGTTAGCCCGAAAGGGAGGTAGTGTTCTTTTATTTGGTGTTCCTCCTAAAGATAAGGTTATAGAAATTAACCCTTTTGAAATTTATAAAAGGGAATTAAAATTAAAGGGGGCATATATTAATCCCTTTGTTACTGATAGAGCTGTTAGAATACTGGAATCAGGGATGGTTAATTTAAAAAAGTTAGTAACTTCTCAATACACACTTGAAGAGCTACCAAATGTTTTGGACGGAAATTTAGATGAGAGTAATGTCAAATCGCTAGTTATATATTAA